A window of Parambassis ranga chromosome 10, fParRan2.1, whole genome shotgun sequence contains these coding sequences:
- the nsdhl gene encoding sterol-4-alpha-carboxylate 3-dehydrogenase, decarboxylating has translation MATRVRPSSKRCAVIGGSGFLGRHLVEKLLDRGYSVSVFDIRQSYELPGVTFHQGDLCNKQALLLALKDVSLVFHCASPAPASDDRALFERVNIQGTQTVIQACIEAGVQKLVLTSSASVVFEGADIKNGREDLPYAKNPIDYYTETKIEQEKLVLKACDKQKGFLTVAIRPHGIFGPRDPQLVPILVDTARRGKMKFIIGDGTNLVDFTFVENVVHGHVLAAEHLKPDSPICGKPYHITNDEPVRFWDFMSDVLVGLGYAAPRYHLPYTLVYGLALLLWLLSLILRPLISFKPTFTPMRVALAGTHHYYSCKRAKEDLGYKPVVSLKEGIARTVQSYPHLRHGA, from the exons ATGGCTACACGTGTGCGACCG AGCAGTAAGCGGTGTGCGGTGATCGGAGGGTCTGGTTTTCTGGGCAGACACCTGGTGGAGAAGCTGCTGGATCGGGGCTATTCTGTGTCCGTGTTTGACATCAGACAGAGCTACGAGCTGCCAGGGGTCACCTTCCACCAGGGAGACCTCTGCAACAAGCAA GctctgctgctggctctgaAGGATGTGTCCCTGGTTTTCCACTGTGCCTCTCCAGCCCCTGCTAGTGATGACCGTGCACTCTTTGAGAGGGTCAACATTCAGGGCACGCAGACTGTTATTCAGGCCTGCATTGAGGCTGGAGTACAA AAACTGGTCCTGACGAGCAGTGCCAGCGTGGTGTTTGAGGGGGCAGACATTAAGAATGGGAGAGAGGATCTGCCGTATGCCAAGAATCCCATTGACTACTACACAGAGACCAAAATTGAGCAGGAGAAG tTGGTTCTGAAAGCGTGTGACAAACAGAAGGGTTTCCTCACAGTTGCCATTCGACCTCACGGCATCTTTGGTCCTCGGGATCCCCAGCTGGTTCCCATTCTTGTGGACACGGCTCGCCGGGGAAAGATGAAGTTCATCATAGG tgatGGGACCAACCTGGTCGATTTCACCTTTGTTGAGAATGTAGTTCACGGACACGTCCTGGCTGCTGAGCACCTGAAACCGGACTCTCCCATATGTGGAAAA CCATATCATATTACCAATGATGAGCCAGTGCGGTTCTGGGACTTTATGTCTGATGTGTTGGTGGGTCTGGGATATGCTGCTCCACGTTACCACCTCCCTTACACTCTTGTGTATGGACTGGCCCTGCTCCTCTGGCTGCTGAGTTTGATCCTGCGTCCTCTTATATCCTTCAAACCAACCTTTACACCCATGAGAGTGGCTCTGGCTGGAACCCACCATTACTACAGCTGTAAGCGTGCGAAAGAGGACCTGGGCTACAAACCAGTAGTCAGTCTGAAGGAGGGGATTGCACGCACTGTGCAGAGCTACCCTCATCTCAGACATGGGGCATGA
- the cetn2 gene encoding caltractin, whose translation MIERCHSPEENLTFLVCHPNIRQQMATSAKRPSLQGPVPPPRKKTTPKPELTEEQKQEIREAFELFDTDGSGYIDVKELKVAMRALGFEPKKEEIKKMIGEVDKDGTGKISFADFLSIMTQKMAEKDSKEEILKAFRLFDDDETGKISFKNLKRVAKELGENLTDEELQEMIDEADRDGDGEVNQQEFLRIMKKTCLY comes from the exons ATGATAGAGAGGTGTCATAGCCCGGAGGAAAACCTGACATTTCTTGTTTGTCACCCAAATATACGGCAACAAAtg GCTACCAGTGCCAAGAGGCCGTCCCTGCAGGGGCCAGTGCCCCCTCCTCGCAAGAAGACAACCCCAAAGCCggagctgacagaggagcagaagcAGGAGATCAGGGAGGCCTTTGAGCTGTTTGACACTGATGGCTCTGGATACATTGACGTCAAGGAGCTCAag GTTGCGATGAGAGCTCTGGGGTTTGAACCAAAGAAGGAGGAGATCAAGAAGATGATTGGTGAGGTGGATAAGGATGGCACAGGAAAGATCTCCTTCGCCGACTTCCTCTCCATCATGACACAGAAAATG GCTGAGAAAGATTCTAAAGAGGAGATCCTGAAAGCTTTCCGCCTCTTTGATGATGACGAGACAGGCAAGATCTCATTCAAGAATCTAAAGAGAGTAGCCAAGGAACTTGGAGAGAACCTGACAgatgaggagctgcag GAGATGATAGATGAAGCCGACAGGGACGGAGACGGAGAGGTGAACCAGCAGGAGTTCCTGCGCATCATGAAGAAAACCTGCCTGTACTGA
- the LOC114443103 gene encoding olfactory receptor 4K13-like: MDPHCNLTTLEAQAQIDTTIYHLVKMVSMCVSCSLNAVLSVPLLLVIPRSPSLLRHPRFLLLMHLLLCDNLQQLFWTIKSFLLSSTEGMSVTECLIFCAANQACAMVDLFLSTALALDRFVAIKWPLHYQCLMCPHRKRAAVASIWTLSILLSGVTLSISLSTVNVSFSLHRCRPLILTPCLSGTSALVIYNTVGSAVVVPLCYLTILGCFCLVYLDVRTGPLFTKRACVTLTLQAIQTILFSVPVVMDSYLLPGYLHSDALDIAATITYNLGVSLIPLVYGYRSRELQQRIRQVAHMNKVTNQS; encoded by the exons ATGGACCCCCACTGCAATCTGACGACACTGGAGGCCCAGGCGCAGATCGACACCACCATCTACCACTTGGTTAAGAtggtcagcatgtgtgtgagctgcagcttgAACGCAGTGCTCAGCGTACCTTTGCTCCTGGTCATCCCTCGCTCGCCGTCCCTCCTCAGACACCCTCGCTTCCTGCTTCTTATGCACCTTCTCCTCTGTGACAACCTCCAG caaCTATTCTGGACAATCAAATCATTTCTCCTAAGCTCCACAGAGGGAATGTCTGTGACCGAGTGCTTGATCTTCTGTGCTGCTAACCAGGCCTGTGCAATG GTGGACCTCTTCCTCAGTACTGCTCTGGCCCTGGACCGCTTTGTAGCCATCAAGTGGCCCCTGCACTATCAATGCTTGATGTGTCCCCACAGAAAGAGAGCAGCTGTTGCCTCTATATGGACCTTATCAATCTTACTAAGCGGTGTGACACTGTCTATCAGCCTCAGCACCGTCAACGTCAGTTTTTCCCTTCACCGTTGCCGACCTCTCATCTTGACACCGTGCCTGTCTGGGACGTCGGCTCTGGTGATTTACAACACCGTGGGCTCTGCTGTGGTCGTGCCTCTCTGCTACCTCACCATCCTGGGATGTTTCTGCCTGGTCTACTTGGATGTTCGTACCGGACCACTCTTCACTAAGAGGGCCTGCGTGACCCTGACGCTCCAGGCTATTCAGACCATTCTCTTTTCAGTTCCTGTAGTGATGGACAGCTACCTGCTCCCTGGTTACCTGCACAGTGATGCTCTTGATATAGCAGCCACAATAACCTACAACCTGGGGGTGTCGCTCATCCCTCTGGTGTATGGGTATCGCTCTCGGGAACTGCAGCAGAGGATACGACAGGTCGCACACATGAACAAAGTCACCAACCAAAGTTAG
- the gcna gene encoding germ cell nuclear acidic protein isoform X1, with translation MEENMGDNTYKLFDRVAKKLGWMDEGGLDAAEKKLMGIIGKTRHAGSSDHRSAYRSENSESSEDDFKQFLEERSTPQTKAISQKTCSSAKKDRSTVVEVSSDDDVAFDTFLHRMKTPNTKPKKTSESGSQDSLQNFIVDDFSSDDDFIERKPSFKVPKKSNTPVAQHPPPRRPLSQLNLPVFLGDSDDDDDTVIKSTWRTRHQRPNALLKANKNNPLCDKQNSSPFSTPFSPSLHKTVTSATSTKRTLSGPSNLQRPNSAAAKDSSTVLEVSSDDDKAFDTFLQRMKTPNAKPKKASERGSQDSLQNFIVNDLSDDNLTTPKPSFKGPSKLDESDSSEEEEFTSLLDRVKKKSSSHSSPPKSTKEPFKVPAAISIPPAKGSSKRGSKSLGESPGKSSTWKPTISQTEPRHGPTSRVVLCKTPGCFLQSLTNPGSSYVSSFKQNKEELTRKLYQLYNTTVFDSKLPINMSVTWNKKMRKTAGYCITGQERGGGSRYARIELSEKVCDSADRLRDTLIHEMCHAATWLINSVRDGHGNFWKMYARKATLVHPELPMVTRCHSYDIKYKFQYQCTRCKNTIGRHSKSLDTQRFVCSLCTGQFVLLTPSKPRAPTPFANFVKENYGNVRQQLAGQSHADVMRKLSADFASKTKLSES, from the exons ATGGAGGAAAATATGGGCGATAATACCTACAAGTTGTTTGATAGAGTTGCCAAAAAGCTGGGGTGGATGGACGAGGGAGGATTGGATGCAGCAGAAAAGAAg TTGATGGGTATAATTGGGAAGACTCGTCATGCTGGCTCAAGTGACCATCGATCCGCCTATCGGTCTGAAAACAGTGAGTCCAGCGAGGATGACTTCAAACAGT TTCTTGAGGAAAGGTCTACACCTCAGACTAAAGCTATTTCACAGAAGACATGCAGTTCTGCAAAGAAAGACCG TTCAACCGTTGTTGAGGTGAGCTCAGACGATGATGTAGCTTTTGACACAT TTCTGCACCGAATGAAAACACCTAATACCAAACCTAAAAAGACATCAGAAAGTGGGAGTCAAGATAG CCTCCAAAACTTCATAGTGGATGACTTCTCATCAGACGATGACTTCATTGAGAGGAAACCATCTTTTAAAG TTCCTAAGAAGAGCAATACTCCGGTGGCCCAGCACCCACCACCACGGAGGCCGCTGTCCCAGCTTAATTTACCGGTCTTTCTtggtgacagtgatgatgatgatgatactgTGATCAAGAGCACTTGGAGGACTCGTCACCAAAGGCCTAATGCCCTTCTAAAAGCTAACAAGAATAACCCACTATGTGATAAACAGAACAGTTCGCCATTTTCTACTcccttttctccttctctccacAAAACTGTGACATCAGCGACTTCTACCAAACGCACTCTTTCAGGGCCTTCTAATTTACAGAGGCCAAACAGTGCGGCAGCGAAGGACAG ttcAACAGTTCTTGAGGTGAGCTCGGATGATGATAAAGCTTTTGACACAT TTCTGCAACGAATGAAAACTCCTAATGCAAAACCTAAGAAGGCGTCAGAAAGGGGGAGTCAAGatag CCTCCAAAATTTCATTGTGAATGACTTATCAGATGATAACTTAACTACACCAAAACCATCTTTTAAAG ggcCTTCCAAACTGGATGAATCAGACAgttctgaggaggaggagtttaCATCACTACTGGACAGagtgaaaaagaaaagcagcagccattcaTCCCCACCCAAGAGTACAAAAG AACCATTCAAGGTGCCTGCTGCTATTTCAATTCCTCCTGCAAAGGGATCTTCAAAACGAGGCTCTAAGTCATTAGGGGAATCACCTGGGAAGTCCTCTACCTGGAAGCCCACAATCAGTCAGACAGAGCCCAGACATGGTCCCACCAGCAG AGTTGTGCTGTGTAAGACCCCGGGTTGCTTCTTGCAGTCACTCACAAACCCTGGCTCCAGCTATGTGAGCAGTTTTAAGCAGAACAAGGAGGAACTCACAAGAAAACTCTACCAGCTGTACAATACCACAGTGTTTGACAGTAAG CTCCCCATCAATATGTCAGTGACATGGAATAAGAAGATGCGCAAAACAGCCGGCTACTGTATTACAGGGcaggagagaggtggagggagccGCTACGCCCGCATTGAGCTGTCAGAGAAAGTCTGTGACTCTGCAG ATCGTCTCAGGGACACACTGATACATGAAATGTGTCATGCAGCAACATGGCTGATTAACAGTGTTAGGGATGGGcatggaaacttctggaagatGTACGCTCGCAAAGCCACGCTGGTGCACCCCGAGTTGCCCATGGTCACACGCTGCCACAGTTATGACATCAAATACAAATTCCAATACCAGTGCACCCGCTGCAAGAACAC GATCGGACGTCATTCCAAGTCCCTGGACACACAGAGGTTTGTGTGCTCCCTGTGCACAGGTCAGTTTGTCTTACTGACGCCGTCTAAACCAAGGGCTCCCACACCTTTCGCCAACTTTGTCAAAGAAAATTATGGGAATGTACGACAGCAACTTGCAGGACAAAGCCACGCGGATGTGATGCGTAAActcagtgcagactttgcctcAAAAACGAAACTCAGTGAAAGCTAA
- the gcna gene encoding germ cell nuclear acidic protein isoform X2, with amino-acid sequence MKTPNTKPKKTSESGSQDSLQNFIVDDFSSDDDFIERKPSFKVPKKSNTPVAQHPPPRRPLSQLNLPVFLGDSDDDDDTVIKSTWRTRHQRPNALLKANKNNPLCDKQNSSPFSTPFSPSLHKTVTSATSTKRTLSGPSNLQRPNSAAAKDSSTVLEVSSDDDKAFDTFLQRMKTPNAKPKKASERGSQDSLQNFIVNDLSDDNLTTPKPSFKGPSKLDESDSSEEEEFTSLLDRVKKKSSSHSSPPKSTKEPFKVPAAISIPPAKGSSKRGSKSLGESPGKSSTWKPTISQTEPRHGPTSRVVLCKTPGCFLQSLTNPGSSYVSSFKQNKEELTRKLYQLYNTTVFDSKLPINMSVTWNKKMRKTAGYCITGQERGGGSRYARIELSEKVCDSADRLRDTLIHEMCHAATWLINSVRDGHGNFWKMYARKATLVHPELPMVTRCHSYDIKYKFQYQCTRCKNTIGRHSKSLDTQRFVCSLCTGQFVLLTPSKPRAPTPFANFVKENYGNVRQQLAGQSHADVMRKLSADFASKTKLSES; translated from the exons ATGAAAACACCTAATACCAAACCTAAAAAGACATCAGAAAGTGGGAGTCAAGATAG CCTCCAAAACTTCATAGTGGATGACTTCTCATCAGACGATGACTTCATTGAGAGGAAACCATCTTTTAAAG TTCCTAAGAAGAGCAATACTCCGGTGGCCCAGCACCCACCACCACGGAGGCCGCTGTCCCAGCTTAATTTACCGGTCTTTCTtggtgacagtgatgatgatgatgatactgTGATCAAGAGCACTTGGAGGACTCGTCACCAAAGGCCTAATGCCCTTCTAAAAGCTAACAAGAATAACCCACTATGTGATAAACAGAACAGTTCGCCATTTTCTACTcccttttctccttctctccacAAAACTGTGACATCAGCGACTTCTACCAAACGCACTCTTTCAGGGCCTTCTAATTTACAGAGGCCAAACAGTGCGGCAGCGAAGGACAG ttcAACAGTTCTTGAGGTGAGCTCGGATGATGATAAAGCTTTTGACACAT TTCTGCAACGAATGAAAACTCCTAATGCAAAACCTAAGAAGGCGTCAGAAAGGGGGAGTCAAGatag CCTCCAAAATTTCATTGTGAATGACTTATCAGATGATAACTTAACTACACCAAAACCATCTTTTAAAG ggcCTTCCAAACTGGATGAATCAGACAgttctgaggaggaggagtttaCATCACTACTGGACAGagtgaaaaagaaaagcagcagccattcaTCCCCACCCAAGAGTACAAAAG AACCATTCAAGGTGCCTGCTGCTATTTCAATTCCTCCTGCAAAGGGATCTTCAAAACGAGGCTCTAAGTCATTAGGGGAATCACCTGGGAAGTCCTCTACCTGGAAGCCCACAATCAGTCAGACAGAGCCCAGACATGGTCCCACCAGCAG AGTTGTGCTGTGTAAGACCCCGGGTTGCTTCTTGCAGTCACTCACAAACCCTGGCTCCAGCTATGTGAGCAGTTTTAAGCAGAACAAGGAGGAACTCACAAGAAAACTCTACCAGCTGTACAATACCACAGTGTTTGACAGTAAG CTCCCCATCAATATGTCAGTGACATGGAATAAGAAGATGCGCAAAACAGCCGGCTACTGTATTACAGGGcaggagagaggtggagggagccGCTACGCCCGCATTGAGCTGTCAGAGAAAGTCTGTGACTCTGCAG ATCGTCTCAGGGACACACTGATACATGAAATGTGTCATGCAGCAACATGGCTGATTAACAGTGTTAGGGATGGGcatggaaacttctggaagatGTACGCTCGCAAAGCCACGCTGGTGCACCCCGAGTTGCCCATGGTCACACGCTGCCACAGTTATGACATCAAATACAAATTCCAATACCAGTGCACCCGCTGCAAGAACAC GATCGGACGTCATTCCAAGTCCCTGGACACACAGAGGTTTGTGTGCTCCCTGTGCACAGGTCAGTTTGTCTTACTGACGCCGTCTAAACCAAGGGCTCCCACACCTTTCGCCAACTTTGTCAAAGAAAATTATGGGAATGTACGACAGCAACTTGCAGGACAAAGCCACGCGGATGTGATGCGTAAActcagtgcagactttgcctcAAAAACGAAACTCAGTGAAAGCTAA